A part of Oryctolagus cuniculus chromosome 15, mOryCun1.1, whole genome shotgun sequence genomic DNA contains:
- the LOC100351365 gene encoding olfactory receptor 6C74, giving the protein MRLDEGMETVAMWDPGNRTAVQEFILEGFPAVQHLGNILFLVHLLAYLASIMGNTLIITITWADHRLHTPMYFFLSTFSFVECCFITTVIPKLLAIFLSGRQVISFAACFTQAFFFLILGATIFFLMAVLSLDRYLAICRPLRYSSIMSPRVCSLLVTACFTLGFLFMVVPVIHLSQLSFCGPNVIPHFFCDFGPLAKLSCSDTKSVEMLFFDDAVLVLFISLLVTVIAYSNIVVTIVRLPSAKERQKAFSTCSSHLIVLSLMYGSCLFIYVKPKQTSRVDFNRQAALVNTVLTPVLNPVIYTLRNKQVHQALRGALCRGK; this is encoded by the coding sequence ATGAGACTTGATGAAGGAATGGAAACGGTGGCGATGTGGGATCCAGGGAACAGGACAGCAGTCCAGGAGTTCATCCTGGAGGGCTTCCCTGCTGTCCAGCACCTGGGGAACATCTTGTtcctggtgcacctgctggcGTACCTGGCCTCCATCATGGGAAACACgctcatcatcaccatcacctggGCTGACCATCGcctccacacacccatgtacttcttcctcagcACTTTCTCCTTTGTGGAATGCTGCTTCATAACCACGGTGATTCCTAAACTGCTGGCCATCTTCCTGTCAGGGAGGCAAGTGATTTCCTTTGCTGCCTGCTTCACAcaagcttttttctttcttatcttgGGGGCAACCATCTTCTTCCTTATGGCAGTGCTGTCTCTGGATCGGTACCTGGCCATTTGCAGACCTCTGCGTTACTCCAGCATCATGAGCCCCAGGGtgtgctccctcctggtcacTGCCTGCTTCACTTTGGGATTTCTCTTCATGGTGGTCCCAGTTATCCATCTTTCCCAGTTGTCCTTCTGTGGTCCCAATGTCATCCCTCACTTCTTCTGTGATTTTGGACCTTTGGCTAAGCTCTCCTGTTCTGATACCAAGTCTGTTGAAATGTTGTTCTTTGATGATGCTGTTTTAGTTCTTTTTATATCCCTCCTTGTCACCGTCATTGCATACAGCAACATCGTAGTCACCATCGTGAGGCTCCCATCAgccaaggagagacagaaagctttcTCAACCTGCTCGTCTCACCTCATCGTCCTCTCTCTCATGTACGGCAGCTGTCTTTTCATCTATGTGAAGCCAAAGCAGACGAGCAGGGTGGACTTCAACAGACAGGCTGCTCTGGTGAACACGGTGCTGACCCCAGTGCTGAACCCTGTCATCTACACCCTGCGCAACAAGCAGGTGCACCAGGCTCTCAGGGGTGCCCTGTGCAGGGGGAAGTAG
- the LOC100349877 gene encoding olfactory receptor 6C75 isoform X1, producing the protein MMMWDTDNRSVVQEFILEGFPAVQHLGKILFLVHLLAYLASIMGNTLIITITWADHRLHTPMYFFLSTFSFVECCFITTVIPKLLAIFLSGRQVISFAACFMQAFVSLSLGSMIFFLMAVLSLDRYLAICRPLRYSSIMSPRWLWEKTLVCWKEKEAQDCRSTVSRQLFLDQRGMEILMEVRNETTVQEFILEGFPAVQHLGKVLFLVHLLAYLASITGNTLIITVTWADQRLHTPMYILLSSFSFCECCFISTVIPKLLSIFLLGQQRIHFTACLTQAFSFLFLGSTIFFLLAVMSLDQYLAICKPLHYPAIMNLRVCLLLVFCCCTVSFLFITALVLKVSQLSFCGSNLIPHFFCDLGSLINLSCSDTKAVEIYTFFLALCVIVLSLIVTIIAYSNIVVTIVRLPSARERQKAFSTCSSHLIVLSLMYGSCFFIYVKPKQTSRVDFNRQAALVNTVLTPVLNPVIYTLRNKQVHQALRGAVCKVRLQK; encoded by the exons ATGATGATGTGGGATACAGATAACAGGAGTGTGGTCCAGGAGTTCATCCTGGAGGGCTTCCCTGCTGTCCAGCACCTGGGGAAAATACTGTtcctggtgcacctgctggcaTACCTGGCCTCCATCATGGGAAACACgctcatcatcaccatcacctggGCTGACCATCGcctccacacacccatgtacttcttcctcagcACTTTCTCCTTTGTGGAATGCTGCTTCATAACCACGGTGATTCCTAAACTGCTGGCCATCTTCCTGTCAGGGAGGCAAGTGATTTCCTTTGCTGCCTGCTTCATGCAAGcttttgtctctctttccctgGGTTCAATGATTTTCTTCCTTATGGCAGTGTTGTCTCTGGATCGGTACCTGGCCATTTGCAGACCTCTGCGTTACTCCAGCATCATGAGCCCCAGG tgGCTTTGGGAAAAGACCCTGGTTTGTTGGAAGGAAAAAGAAGCACAAGATTGCAGAAGCACTGTTTCCCGCCAGCTATTTCTTG ATCAAAGAGGGATGGAGATATTGATGGAGGTGAGGAACGAGACAACTGTCCAGGAGTTCATCCTGGAGGGCTTCCCTGCTGTCCAGCACCTTGGGAAAGTCCTCTtcctggtgcacctgctggcGTACCTGGCCTCCATCACAGGAAACACGCTCATCATCACTGTCACCTGGGCTGACCAGCGCCTCCACACACCCATGTATATTTTGCTCAGCAGTTTCTCCTTCTGCGAATGCTGTTTTATTAGCACAGTGATTCCTAAGCTGCTGTCCATCTTTCTTTTAGGACAGCAAAGAATTCACTTTACTGCGTGTCTCACACAagccttttctttcttattccttGGGTCAACAATTTTCTTCCTCCTGGCTGTGATGTCTTTGGATCAATACCTGGCCATTTGCAAGCCTCTACACTACCCAGCCATCATGAACCTGCGGGTGTGTTTGCTTCTGGTTTTCTGCTGCTGCACGGTGTCCTTCCTCTTCATCACTGCTCTGGTTCTCAAGGTTTCCCAGTTGTCCTTCTGTGGCTCCAACCTCATCCCTCATTTCTTCTGTGATCTAGGTTCCTTAATTAACCTCTCCTGTTCTGACACCAAAGCTGTTGAAATATATACCTTCTTCCTTGCTTTATGTGTCATTGTGTTGTCCCTCATTGTAACCATCATAGCATACAGCAACATTGTAGTCACCATCGTGAGGCTCCCGTCAGCCAGGGAGCGACAGAAAGCTTTCTCCACCTGCTCATCTCACCTCATCGTCCTCTCTCTCATGTACGGCAGCTGTTTCTTCATCTATGTGAAGCCAAAGCAGACGAGCAGGGTGGACTTCAACAGACAGGCTGCTCTGGTGAACACGGTGCTGACCCCAGTGCTGAACCCTGTCATCTACACCCTGCGCAACAAGCAGGTGCACCAGGCTCTCAGGGGTGCTGTGTGCAAGGTGAGACTGCAGAAATAG
- the LOC100349877 gene encoding olfactory receptor 6C75 isoform X2 produces the protein MMEWLWEKTLVCWKEKEAQDCRSTVSRQLFLDQRGMEILMEVRNETTVQEFILEGFPAVQHLGKVLFLVHLLAYLASITGNTLIITVTWADQRLHTPMYILLSSFSFCECCFISTVIPKLLSIFLLGQQRIHFTACLTQAFSFLFLGSTIFFLLAVMSLDQYLAICKPLHYPAIMNLRVCLLLVFCCCTVSFLFITALVLKVSQLSFCGSNLIPHFFCDLGSLINLSCSDTKAVEIYTFFLALCVIVLSLIVTIIAYSNIVVTIVRLPSARERQKAFSTCSSHLIVLSLMYGSCFFIYVKPKQTSRVDFNRQAALVNTVLTPVLNPVIYTLRNKQVHQALRGAVCKVRLQK, from the exons tgGCTTTGGGAAAAGACCCTGGTTTGTTGGAAGGAAAAAGAAGCACAAGATTGCAGAAGCACTGTTTCCCGCCAGCTATTTCTTG ATCAAAGAGGGATGGAGATATTGATGGAGGTGAGGAACGAGACAACTGTCCAGGAGTTCATCCTGGAGGGCTTCCCTGCTGTCCAGCACCTTGGGAAAGTCCTCTtcctggtgcacctgctggcGTACCTGGCCTCCATCACAGGAAACACGCTCATCATCACTGTCACCTGGGCTGACCAGCGCCTCCACACACCCATGTATATTTTGCTCAGCAGTTTCTCCTTCTGCGAATGCTGTTTTATTAGCACAGTGATTCCTAAGCTGCTGTCCATCTTTCTTTTAGGACAGCAAAGAATTCACTTTACTGCGTGTCTCACACAagccttttctttcttattccttGGGTCAACAATTTTCTTCCTCCTGGCTGTGATGTCTTTGGATCAATACCTGGCCATTTGCAAGCCTCTACACTACCCAGCCATCATGAACCTGCGGGTGTGTTTGCTTCTGGTTTTCTGCTGCTGCACGGTGTCCTTCCTCTTCATCACTGCTCTGGTTCTCAAGGTTTCCCAGTTGTCCTTCTGTGGCTCCAACCTCATCCCTCATTTCTTCTGTGATCTAGGTTCCTTAATTAACCTCTCCTGTTCTGACACCAAAGCTGTTGAAATATATACCTTCTTCCTTGCTTTATGTGTCATTGTGTTGTCCCTCATTGTAACCATCATAGCATACAGCAACATTGTAGTCACCATCGTGAGGCTCCCGTCAGCCAGGGAGCGACAGAAAGCTTTCTCCACCTGCTCATCTCACCTCATCGTCCTCTCTCTCATGTACGGCAGCTGTTTCTTCATCTATGTGAAGCCAAAGCAGACGAGCAGGGTGGACTTCAACAGACAGGCTGCTCTGGTGAACACGGTGCTGACCCCAGTGCTGAACCCTGTCATCTACACCCTGCGCAACAAGCAGGTGCACCAGGCTCTCAGGGGTGCTGTGTGCAAGGTGAGACTGCAGAAATAG